CAGCCCATTTTTAATGTATAGTAATTGTTGCACGGTATGCTTGACCGATGCACACTCGTTGCTGTTCCAATATTGTTTGGTGTTGTTCAGTGGGCAGCCGAATtgagtgtgtattgtgtttCAGCTTATATTTTAGCCTTGATGCGCCCGCCACCATGGAGTACAACCTGAAGGCCCAGCAGCAAGTCCCCGTCTCCGGTGGCTTTGAGCGTGAGTACGATGAGAGTGATGatacgatgatgatgatgatgatgatggaagaAATGAATTTTCTTTTCCCTGGTGATGGCACTTTCAAAGCCTCTGGTCTTCCTGTTCCAGCAGACAGGAATGCTTGAGCTCTTAGCATCATCTCCAAGAGCTGGTTTAATGGGGTACAATTGTTCAGCGCCATTCCATATTAATGCCCAATGTAAATGTGTAACTATTTCGGTCCCCAATAAGCATTACAATGTGTTTTTTGGATCTCAaaagttgggcagccctgttctcaTCTTGTTGAGGCATTGTGTCGGTATATACACTAATGTTAGTTGCACGCCTAGAACTTTATTGTGCGACTGAGTACAGCAATAATGCTCATGTGTTATAACATACCTGCTGtatgaacaaataaaacatgaaatgtaatcattttatttatttaataatgggCAGGTTTAATAGAACACCCATTTATTTAAtgggtgttttgttttgggggctgAACTGTGTTCTGTTTTgacagggttgggggggggggggggggggagccagaGGATTGGCTCCCCTGTCTTGCTCTAAATATAGCCCTGTGAGTGTTCTGCTAAAACGATGATAGGTGTAGTTGTTCTTACTGGATGGCTACTTTCCGGCCGTTGCCCCCAGATAACGGTGCAGGATCAGTAGTGACCGCAGCGTATGGAGGGCCTAGTGTGTCACAGGTCTGAGCTTATTTCCGTGTCTTTGTGACCGCTCTGACACAGTAAAAGGACATCCTTGTCTGATTTTTGATATGTGAAATGTCACGGTATCTTCACTGAACTGCCCAGTGGTTGCTTGAAGGTCcattgacgtgtgtgtgtgtgtgtgtgtgtgtgtgtgtatatgtatgtacatgtttCTCAAATGGGGAAATTCGTAACCTCCATAATCAATGCTGGATGTTTGGATTTTCATGACTGCAGTGTTTAGTCTCAAGGCTGTTGATAGAAGCTGCTGAGAGGGTCTAGTACATTTTGAGATAAAGTACTCCCCATACCCCTACAGTGGTATTCTATCGATTTATTTATTAGATACATTATCAGTAATCAGTTATGTTCTATCATTTTGTTTTACGGTGAGGATGCACAGTTTTGCCTGGTTATCCGATATGTTGATTTGAGCACTGTGACGTTGGCTTGAGGGCCAGTCAGTACGGGGGCGAGAGTGGGGCGAGAGAAGAGGAGTATATCTCTCTGCTCACTCTCTGTTCCCAACCTCCGCTGCGGCGGATGTTTCTTCAGGAGCTCAGAAGGTTATGGGAAGCTCGGAGATTGTCCCTTGCCTTCTGATAACCAATTTCCGGAAAAATAATCTCTCGGTGGCGGCTGGAGATGTCTGAAACATGAATGAGAGGAATTGGATGTTTGTTTGCTGGTTTCGTATCCTGAAATTGAGGTTCTCTCCTGTGGTTCCTTAGTATTTTCACCATCACTTTCATCTAATGATGTGCATCAGGTGACCCCCCAAAACACAGGCACCCCAAAGCACTATACTTCTGAGTACTACTATACTATACTGAATTCATACATGGCAATGCCTGCTGGTTTTGATATACAATGAAATTgttataatggatggatgatggatttTTGTGGTTGGTTTTTAACGTATTTTTTAATCCTCGGCGTTTCCACAGGACCAGGGTCGCAACCAGATTCCATGCACAGCCCCGGCGCCCAGCGCCTGCCCCCCAAGAAGTCTCGCCCGTCGCAGCTCATCCTGTCCTCCTGCCCGGACCCCTGCGCTCCCCGCTCGCCCGAGGGCGACCAGGTGGTCCCCTCCTTCCAGAGACTGTCGGTGTACGAGCGCACGCCACCCCCGCTGACGCCCAGCCGGGGCACCAAGCCTCTGCCGCCGCTGCCCGGGCCCGCGGACCTGTCGTCGGACGAGGCCGTGGACCACGAGGTGGAGTTCTTCACCAGCGCGGACGACAGCCGCCGCCTGGTCCCCGAGCCCTGCCCCAAGCCGCTGGCCTTGCGCTACGGCACGCCCGGCCGGCGCAGCTTCCGCGGCTGCGGCCAGATCAACTACGCCTACTTCGAGGGTCCCAGCATCCGCGAGCAGCAAGCCCCGCAACAGCAGGCCCAACAGCAGGCCCAACAGCAGGCCCAACAGCAGGCCCACCAGCAGGCCCACCAGCAGGCCCACCAGCAGACTCACCAGCAGGCCCAACAGCAGGCCCAACAGCAGGCCCAACAGCAGGCCCAACAGCAGGCCCAACAGCAGGCCCAACAGCAGACCCAACAGCAGGCCCAACAGCAGGCCCAGCAGCAGACCCACCAGTCGGCCCAACAACAGACCTACCAGCCGGCCCAACAACAGACCCACCAGCCGGCCCCGCTGGAGCAGAGCGAGGTGCAGCAGAATGAGGCCTCCCCCAGAGACTGCCCGAGGCAGCAGGCCCGGCCCCAGCGCAAGCTCCGGCGCTCCCACTCCGGGCCCGCCGGCTCCTTCAACAAGCCCGCGTCGCTCCGGCTGTCCTGCCACCACCACGGCGCCTACTCCCAGGACAAGCCCGAGGTGCCCCCCCGCGTCCCCATCCCGCCGCGGCCCCTCAAGGCCGCCGACTACCGCCGCTGGTCCGCCGAGGTGACCTCGGGCGGCTACAGCGACGAGGACCGGCCCCCCAAAGTGCCGCCCCGGGAGCCCCTGTCCTGCGGCAGCAGCTCCCGCACCCCCAGCCCCAAGAGCCTGCCCCTGTACCTCAACGGCGTGATGCCCCCCACGCAGAGCTTCGCGCCCAACCCCAAGTACGTGAGCCGGGGCCTGCAGAGACAGAACAGCGAGGGCTCGGCCGTCACCCGCTCGCCCTGCATCCTGCCCATCATCGAGAACGGGAAGAAGGCCAGCACCACCCACTACTTCCTGCTGCCGCAGCGGCCCGTCTACCTGGACAAGTTCGAGCGCTATTTCCGGGAGGCGGACTGCGAGTcgggcggcggcggcggcagTTGCCCCTCCGGTGCGGACTGGGACTGCCAGACCAAGCACAAACCCCACGTGCACCTGGTGTAGACGTCGACAAAAGCCTGACGAATACAAACCGGCAGAGTCTGTGAATGCTGGAGGCGTGCTGTGTCGGGCTTGCCGGGACGGGAGCCCCTGATAAAACACTGCTGCTCCATCACCGTGTCCCCATCAACAGTCTCATGAGTGGAAAACCTCCCAATTGCATTGGACAGTGTGTATGGACACCAGACACGCCAATATCCCTACAGTTACCCTTCATAGTTTTTACCCCAGTGGCACACAAACTGTAGCTGTGGggtgctattattattattattttattattattattagttagtAAAAATGCAGTGATGACACAGATGTAGCGTCACTTTTACAATATCTACGTGTAGTCGCTCCCTCGGTAGGGCGGAGTGCGTTAAATCAGAATGATTatttttgatattatttttattaacataGAAACTATTAGTGTCGTGGTGTAGTCTTGATATAAGCTGGACTTGTAcctcattttccatttttgttttggataCTGAATGCTGTACGGATAGTGTTCACTAAGGTGCTTAGTTACTTGTGAATTGTACTTCTGCAGTCATTGCTTGCGAGACGGGTCCGTAAATGAACCCTGTTCACACACTAGGGGAGGGGAAAGGCAAACGTATTCAAGAATTATAATGAAGGATAATCCCTTGGTCCCTGTCTTCAGTAATTGTTTTTTCCTGTGTTGATGTACATGTAAGAAATGAAGTGGACCTGCAGTTTTGG
Above is a genomic segment from Conger conger chromosome 10, fConCon1.1, whole genome shotgun sequence containing:
- the LOC133138894 gene encoding ERBB receptor feedback inhibitor 1, whose product is MRPNGSWIMSTAGLSTREIPVALKSAFSHGITMASTKPFWEEHHDFNNLYFSLDAPATMEYNLKAQQQVPVSGGFERPGSQPDSMHSPGAQRLPPKKSRPSQLILSSCPDPCAPRSPEGDQVVPSFQRLSVYERTPPPLTPSRGTKPLPPLPGPADLSSDEAVDHEVEFFTSADDSRRLVPEPCPKPLALRYGTPGRRSFRGCGQINYAYFEGPSIREQQAPQQQAQQQAQQQAQQQAHQQAHQQAHQQTHQQAQQQAQQQAQQQAQQQAQQQAQQQTQQQAQQQAQQQTHQSAQQQTYQPAQQQTHQPAPLEQSEVQQNEASPRDCPRQQARPQRKLRRSHSGPAGSFNKPASLRLSCHHHGAYSQDKPEVPPRVPIPPRPLKAADYRRWSAEVTSGGYSDEDRPPKVPPREPLSCGSSSRTPSPKSLPLYLNGVMPPTQSFAPNPKYVSRGLQRQNSEGSAVTRSPCILPIIENGKKASTTHYFLLPQRPVYLDKFERYFREADCESGGGGGSCPSGADWDCQTKHKPHVHLV